In one Streptomyces sp. NBC_01288 genomic region, the following are encoded:
- a CDS encoding MMPL family transporter, with product MATFLYKVGRLAFRRRHYVALLWIALLTLAGVGAAGAPAAGSTSFSIPGTEAQKAFDLLDQRFPGSSSDGGTARVVFKAPSGEKMTDAGNKATVEKTVKELADGSEVVSVSDPFTTNAVSKDGTVAYTSVKYDVPGMELKDASKDALENAASEARATGLTVDVGGDALQAAAEMGVGEIIGIALAAVVLVITLGSLVSAGLPLLTAIIGVGIGVSTITVLAKTLDLGSTTSTLAMMIGLAVGIDYALFIVSRYRAELAEGREREDAAGRAVGTAGSAVVFAGLTVVIALAGLAVVNVPMLTKMGVAAAGTVVVAVFIALTMIPALLGYAGRRIKPTGEKAKWLGGGSAKEAAKAARPNMGTRWASFVVRRPAAVLILSVLGLGAIALPASQLQLGLPDDSSQPTSTTQRRAYDLLAEGFGPGFNGPLMIVVDAKNSDAPKAAVTTVTDKIKTLDDVVSVSPAMFNKAGDTATITVVPDSKPSSVTTEDLVHSIRDEGAGIKADTDAQVLVTGTTAMNIDFSQKLNDALIPYLALVVGLAFLLLIVVFRSILVPLKAALGFLLSVLASLGAVVAVFQWGWLSGLIGVEETGPIMSMMPIFLVGVVFGLAMDYEVFLVTRMREAYVHGEKPSQAVVTGFRHGARVVTAAAVIMMAVFAGFITSSESMVKMIGFGLAVAVFFDAFVVRMAIVPAVLALLGKRAWWLPKWLDRMLPNVDVEGEGLRELDSKDSDPDEDRELVRA from the coding sequence GTGGCCACGTTCCTCTACAAAGTCGGCCGGCTCGCCTTCAGGCGACGGCACTACGTCGCCCTTCTATGGATCGCGCTGTTGACCCTCGCGGGAGTCGGCGCGGCCGGCGCGCCCGCGGCGGGCTCCACCTCCTTCTCCATACCCGGGACCGAGGCCCAGAAGGCCTTCGACCTGCTCGACCAGCGCTTCCCCGGCTCCAGTTCGGACGGCGGCACCGCGCGTGTCGTCTTCAAGGCGCCGAGCGGCGAGAAGATGACCGACGCCGGCAACAAGGCGACCGTCGAGAAGACGGTGAAGGAGCTGGCCGACGGCTCCGAAGTCGTCTCCGTCTCCGACCCGTTCACCACGAACGCCGTGAGCAAGGACGGGACGGTCGCCTACACATCGGTGAAGTACGACGTCCCCGGCATGGAACTCAAGGACGCCAGCAAGGACGCCCTGGAGAACGCCGCGTCCGAGGCCCGGGCCACCGGGCTGACCGTCGACGTCGGCGGCGACGCGCTCCAGGCCGCCGCGGAGATGGGCGTCGGCGAGATCATCGGTATCGCCCTGGCCGCCGTCGTCCTCGTCATCACCCTGGGTTCGCTGGTCTCGGCCGGCCTGCCGCTGCTGACGGCGATCATCGGGGTGGGGATCGGCGTCTCGACGATCACGGTCCTGGCGAAGACGCTGGACCTGGGATCGACGACCTCGACGCTGGCGATGATGATCGGCCTCGCCGTCGGCATCGACTACGCGCTGTTCATCGTGTCCCGCTACCGGGCCGAACTGGCCGAGGGCCGCGAACGCGAGGACGCGGCCGGCCGGGCCGTAGGCACGGCAGGCTCGGCGGTGGTCTTCGCCGGCCTCACGGTCGTCATCGCGCTGGCCGGTCTCGCGGTCGTCAACGTGCCGATGCTGACCAAGATGGGTGTCGCGGCGGCGGGCACGGTCGTGGTCGCGGTGTTCATCGCGCTGACCATGATCCCGGCCCTGCTCGGTTACGCGGGCCGCAGGATCAAGCCCACCGGCGAGAAGGCCAAGTGGCTGGGCGGCGGCAGCGCCAAGGAAGCGGCCAAGGCGGCCAGGCCGAACATGGGCACCCGCTGGGCGAGCTTCGTCGTACGGCGTCCCGCCGCCGTCCTGATCCTCAGCGTGCTCGGCCTCGGCGCGATCGCGCTGCCGGCCAGCCAGCTCCAGCTGGGTCTGCCCGACGACAGCTCGCAGCCGACGTCCACCACCCAGCGACGGGCCTACGACCTCCTCGCGGAAGGCTTCGGCCCCGGCTTCAACGGCCCGCTGATGATCGTCGTGGACGCCAAGAACAGCGACGCGCCCAAGGCCGCCGTCACCACGGTGACCGACAAGATCAAGACCCTCGACGACGTGGTCTCGGTCAGTCCGGCCATGTTCAACAAGGCCGGCGACACCGCGACGATCACCGTCGTGCCGGACTCCAAGCCGTCGTCGGTCACCACCGAGGACCTGGTGCACTCCATCCGTGACGAAGGCGCCGGCATCAAGGCCGACACGGACGCCCAGGTACTGGTCACCGGCACCACGGCGATGAACATCGACTTCTCGCAGAAGCTCAACGACGCCCTGATCCCGTACCTGGCCCTGGTCGTCGGCCTCGCCTTCCTGCTGCTGATCGTCGTCTTCCGCTCGATCCTGGTCCCGCTGAAGGCGGCCCTCGGCTTCCTGCTCAGCGTGCTCGCCTCGCTCGGCGCGGTCGTCGCCGTCTTCCAGTGGGGCTGGCTGTCGGGCCTGATCGGCGTGGAGGAGACCGGTCCGATCATGTCGATGATGCCGATCTTCCTGGTGGGCGTGGTCTTCGGCCTGGCGATGGACTACGAGGTGTTCCTCGTGACCCGGATGCGCGAGGCCTACGTCCATGGCGAGAAGCCCAGCCAGGCCGTCGTCACCGGGTTCAGGCACGGTGCGCGGGTCGTCACGGCCGCGGCGGTCATCATGATGGCGGTCTTCGCCGGCTTCATCACCTCCAGCGAGTCCATGGTCAAGATGATCGGCTTCGGCCTGGCGGTCGCGGTCTTCTTCGACGCGTTCGTGGTCCGCATGGCGATCGTCCCGGCGGTGCTGGCCCTGCTCGGCAAGCGTGCCTGGTGGCTGCCGAAGTGGCTCGACCGGATGCTGCCGAACGTGGACGTCGAGGGCGAGGGCCTGCGCGAGCTGGACTCCAAGGACTCGGATCCCGACGAGGACCGGGAGTTGGTCCGGGCCTGA
- a CDS encoding isochorismatase family protein yields the protein MTTLTERPNTALLVIDVQAGVVADAYERDAVVANIATLVDRAREEGVQVVWVQHSDENMTAGSEAWEYVPELHLWDGEPLVPKHYPDSFEDTSLEELLAAAQVGHLVVAGAATDACIRSTLHGAFVRGYDVTLVGDAHTTSDLSKWGAPPPEQVIAHTNLYWKYHTAPGRTAAVAQAKEVTWA from the coding sequence ATGACCACACTCACAGAACGCCCCAACACCGCACTCCTCGTGATCGATGTCCAGGCCGGCGTCGTGGCCGACGCGTACGAGCGTGACGCGGTCGTCGCCAACATCGCCACGCTCGTCGACAGGGCACGGGAGGAAGGCGTCCAGGTCGTCTGGGTCCAGCACTCCGACGAGAACATGACGGCAGGCAGCGAGGCCTGGGAGTACGTCCCCGAACTGCACCTCTGGGACGGGGAGCCCCTGGTGCCCAAGCACTACCCCGACTCCTTCGAGGACACCTCCCTGGAAGAGCTGCTGGCAGCCGCCCAGGTCGGCCACCTGGTGGTGGCGGGCGCGGCCACCGACGCGTGCATCCGCTCCACGCTCCACGGCGCGTTCGTACGCGGCTACGACGTGACACTCGTCGGCGACGCCCACACCACGTCGGACCTGAGCAAGTGGGGTGCGCCGCCGCCGGAGCAGGTCATCGCCCACACGAACCTGTACTGGAAGTACCACACGGCACCGGGTCGTACGGCTGCTGTAGCCCAGGCAAAAGAGGTCACCTGGGCGTAG
- a CDS encoding YbaK/EbsC family protein, with the protein MSMNNTEGDNTGANPRFAEALRELGLGDLLGRIRRFPDATRTAAEAAAAIGCELSEICKSLIFAADGVPVLVLMDGASRVDLELVRQELGVEKVTRAKVDVVRETTGYAIGGVPPFGHRTKTRVLADRSLLAHDVVWAAAGNPHAVFPMEPKELVAYAGATLVDVREQTA; encoded by the coding sequence ATGAGCATGAACAACACCGAAGGCGACAACACCGGCGCCAACCCCCGATTCGCCGAAGCGCTAAGGGAGTTGGGGCTCGGAGACCTCCTCGGTCGTATTCGGCGCTTCCCGGACGCCACCCGTACCGCAGCCGAGGCCGCCGCCGCGATCGGATGCGAGTTGAGTGAGATCTGCAAGTCGTTGATCTTCGCGGCGGACGGAGTCCCGGTACTGGTGCTGATGGACGGGGCATCGAGGGTGGACCTGGAACTCGTCCGGCAGGAACTCGGGGTGGAGAAGGTCACGCGGGCCAAGGTGGACGTCGTACGTGAGACGACCGGGTATGCCATCGGAGGCGTGCCGCCCTTTGGGCACCGTACGAAGACTCGTGTGCTCGCCGATCGTTCGCTGCTCGCGCACGACGTCGTCTGGGCCGCCGCCGGCAATCCGCATGCCGTGTTCCCCATGGAGCCCAAGGAGCTTGTCGCGTACGCCGGCGCCACCCTCGTGGACGTGCGCGAGCAGACCGCGTGA
- a CDS encoding DMT family transporter: protein MTPEVAAAVLLAAVTHACWNALAHRIADKLVGFTLIAGGGALIGLALAPFGGFPAAAAWPYLIVSGFIHVVYFALLMKSFRLGDFGQAYPIARGTAPLLVTVLAAVFAHEVPNAWAAAGIALSCTGLTGVALWGMRGRPPNWPAIGAALATGVSIAAYTVVDGLGVRASGSSLGYIAWLMAIEGLAIPAYALHRWRGQFIAKLRPFAAVGFLGAALSVTAYGLVLWAQTRADLAPIAALRESSIIVGAAIGAVFFKERFGAPRLAAAGLLVVGIGLMLRAG, encoded by the coding sequence GTGACTCCGGAGGTCGCCGCCGCCGTTCTGCTCGCCGCTGTCACCCACGCCTGTTGGAACGCCCTCGCCCACCGCATCGCGGACAAACTCGTCGGCTTCACGCTGATCGCGGGCGGCGGGGCGCTGATCGGGTTGGCGCTGGCGCCGTTCGGAGGGTTCCCGGCGGCTGCGGCATGGCCGTACCTGATCGTGTCGGGGTTCATTCACGTCGTGTACTTCGCGCTGCTGATGAAGTCCTTCCGGCTGGGGGACTTCGGGCAGGCGTACCCCATCGCACGCGGCACCGCGCCCCTCCTCGTGACCGTACTGGCCGCCGTCTTCGCCCACGAGGTGCCGAACGCCTGGGCCGCCGCCGGCATCGCCCTGTCCTGCACGGGCCTGACCGGCGTCGCCCTGTGGGGAATGCGCGGACGACCGCCCAACTGGCCCGCGATCGGGGCCGCGTTGGCGACGGGAGTATCGATTGCCGCATACACCGTCGTCGACGGACTCGGCGTACGCGCCTCGGGATCCTCGCTCGGCTACATCGCCTGGCTGATGGCGATCGAGGGCCTGGCCATCCCGGCATACGCCCTGCACCGCTGGCGGGGCCAATTCATCGCGAAACTACGGCCGTTCGCCGCCGTCGGCTTCCTCGGCGCCGCCCTGTCCGTGACGGCGTACGGCCTCGTCCTATGGGCCCAGACCCGAGCGGACCTCGCCCCGATCGCCGCCCTGCGGGAGTCGTCGATCATCGTCGGCGCAGCCATCGGAGCGGTTTTCTTCAAGGAACGCTTCGGAGCCCCACGCCTCGCGGCAGCAGGGCTCCTGGTCGTCGGCATCGGACTGATGCTGCGCGCCGGTTAG
- a CDS encoding RidA family protein, whose protein sequence is MTPKNANTDAAPSTDARTITNPPALHDPTPFGYSHAVSAPGELVFIAGQYASDETGAPVPGDFAAQVDLAFTRLRSALAAVGLDFHHVVRLGTFIVDHDLTKLETLDKALHANFGDRLPAQTLSGVASLALPGMLFEVDAVAVRQP, encoded by the coding sequence ATGACGCCGAAGAACGCCAACACCGACGCCGCCCCCTCCACCGACGCCCGCACGATCACCAATCCACCCGCCCTCCACGACCCGACCCCGTTCGGCTACAGCCACGCGGTCTCGGCACCCGGCGAACTCGTCTTCATCGCAGGTCAGTACGCCTCCGACGAGACGGGCGCACCGGTACCGGGCGACTTCGCGGCACAGGTGGATTTGGCGTTCACCCGCCTGCGCTCGGCACTCGCGGCAGTGGGCCTCGACTTCCACCACGTGGTCCGCCTGGGCACGTTCATCGTCGACCACGACCTCACCAAGCTCGAAACCCTGGACAAGGCCCTGCACGCGAACTTCGGCGACCGCCTCCCGGCCCAGACCCTCAGCGGGGTCGCGTCCCTCGCCCTGCCGGGGATGCTGTTCGAGGTGGACGCGGTGGCGGTACGACAGCCCTAA
- a CDS encoding serine hydrolase domain-containing protein, which translates to MDVNGMVAEGFEPVRDAFVRNFEARGDRGAAVTVYRHGHRVVDLWAGTKDVDGTAPWQQDTAQIIRSATKGVAAAVLLLLAQRGELDLDAPVGEYWPEYKAAGKEHTLVWHLLAHRAGVPVLDRPLTPEQAADPVLSAAAVAAQAPAWAPGTDHGYHAQTYSWLTGELVRRVTGRSIGEWIADEIAGPVGTDLWVGLPASSADRVGRVAQLEAATTDASALRTRPKRSVSEAYANPDSLTRRAFGAITPMPDENDPAYRAAELPASNGIATADGLARVYASLIGEVDGGVRLFTPATVQLARTERSSGPDRVLVITTRFGLGYMLHGSASPLLAETSFGHPGRGGALGFADPESGIAFGYVTNGFRKSVTADPRAQALVRAVRTSLPQPE; encoded by the coding sequence GTGGACGTGAACGGCATGGTGGCCGAGGGCTTCGAGCCGGTCAGGGACGCGTTCGTACGGAACTTCGAGGCGCGCGGCGACCGGGGCGCGGCGGTGACGGTGTACCGGCACGGGCACCGGGTCGTGGACCTCTGGGCAGGCACGAAGGACGTGGACGGCACCGCACCCTGGCAACAGGACACGGCCCAGATCATCCGCTCGGCGACGAAGGGCGTGGCTGCCGCCGTACTGCTCCTGCTGGCGCAGCGCGGGGAACTGGACCTGGACGCTCCGGTTGGCGAGTACTGGCCGGAGTACAAGGCGGCCGGCAAGGAACACACTCTCGTCTGGCATCTGCTGGCCCACCGCGCGGGCGTACCGGTACTGGACCGCCCGCTGACCCCGGAGCAGGCCGCCGACCCGGTGCTCAGTGCGGCGGCGGTGGCGGCGCAGGCACCGGCGTGGGCGCCGGGCACGGACCACGGGTACCACGCGCAGACGTACAGCTGGCTGACCGGTGAACTGGTTCGCCGGGTGACGGGCAGGTCGATCGGCGAGTGGATCGCGGACGAGATCGCGGGTCCGGTCGGGACGGACCTGTGGGTGGGCCTGCCGGCGTCCTCGGCGGACCGGGTGGGCCGGGTCGCACAGCTGGAAGCCGCGACAACGGACGCGAGCGCCCTCCGCACCCGCCCCAAGCGCTCGGTCTCCGAGGCGTACGCGAACCCCGACTCCCTCACCCGCCGCGCGTTCGGGGCGATCACCCCGATGCCGGACGAGAACGACCCGGCGTACCGGGCCGCCGAACTCCCCGCGTCGAACGGCATCGCGACGGCGGACGGCCTGGCCCGTGTCTACGCGTCACTGATCGGTGAAGTCGACGGCGGAGTACGCCTGTTCACCCCGGCAACAGTCCAACTGGCGCGCACGGAACGCTCGTCGGGCCCGGACCGCGTCCTGGTGATCACCACCCGCTTCGGCCTGGGCTACATGCTGCACGGCAGCGCGTCCCCCCTCCTCGCGGAGACCTCCTTCGGCCACCCGGGCCGAGGCGGCGCACTGGGCTTCGCCGACCCCGAGTCGGGCATCGCCTTCGGCTACGTCACGAACGGCTTCCGCAAGAGCGTGACGGCGGACCCGAGGGCACAGGCGCTGGTGCGGGCGGTGCGGACGTCTTTGCCGCAACCGGAATGA
- a CDS encoding organic hydroperoxide resistance protein, translated as MTDDTAVTTDTAVDTRPTKIMYVAEATAHGGRDGFVSSLDGQLALQVAMPPALGGDGNGTNPEQLFAAGYSSCFHNALVLVGRRAGFDLTGSTVAAKVGIGPNKQRGYGLAVALSVSLPILDQDIAAKLVDAAHEVCPYSNATRGNIDVTILLG; from the coding sequence ATGACCGACGACACCGCTGTCACCACCGACACCGCTGTCGACACTCGCCCGACGAAGATCATGTACGTCGCCGAGGCCACCGCCCACGGCGGCCGGGACGGCTTCGTCAGCAGCCTGGACGGCCAGCTCGCCCTCCAGGTCGCGATGCCCCCGGCGCTGGGCGGCGACGGCAACGGCACCAACCCCGAGCAGCTCTTCGCGGCCGGCTACAGCTCCTGCTTCCACAACGCGCTGGTCCTGGTCGGCCGTAGGGCGGGCTTCGATCTGACCGGTTCCACGGTCGCCGCGAAGGTCGGCATCGGCCCCAACAAGCAGCGCGGCTACGGCCTCGCGGTCGCCCTGAGCGTGTCCCTCCCGATCCTCGACCAGGACATCGCGGCGAAGCTGGTGGACGCGGCGCACGAGGTCTGCCCGTACTCGAACGCGACCCGCGGGAACATCGACGTCACGATCCTGCTTGGTTGA
- a CDS encoding energy-coupling factor ABC transporter ATP-binding protein, whose product MDPVTTPSLEVSGLAFAYPDGQQALFGVDFTVARGERVALLGPNGAGKTTLVLHLNGILTAGAGTVTVAGLPVGKRHMAEIRRRVGIVFQDPDDQLFMPTVREDVAFGPAAAGMKGAELEQRVRTALESVGMADFADRPPHHLSFGQRRRVAVATVLAMEPEILVLDEPSSNLDPASRRELADILRSLDVTVLMVTHDLPYALELCPRALILSEGVIAADGKTGELLSDDALMRAHRLELPFGFDPRSVTMGA is encoded by the coding sequence ATGGACCCTGTGACTACTCCTTCGCTCGAAGTCTCCGGGCTGGCCTTCGCCTACCCCGACGGCCAACAGGCCCTGTTCGGCGTCGACTTCACCGTCGCGCGCGGCGAACGGGTCGCCCTGCTCGGCCCGAACGGCGCGGGCAAGACCACCCTCGTGCTGCACCTCAACGGCATCCTCACGGCGGGCGCCGGGACCGTGACGGTGGCCGGACTCCCGGTCGGCAAGCGGCACATGGCGGAGATCAGGCGCCGGGTCGGGATCGTGTTCCAGGACCCCGACGACCAGTTGTTCATGCCGACGGTCCGGGAGGACGTGGCGTTCGGCCCGGCGGCGGCCGGGATGAAGGGCGCCGAACTGGAGCAACGGGTGCGTACGGCACTGGAGTCGGTGGGAATGGCGGACTTCGCGGACCGCCCCCCGCACCACCTGTCGTTCGGCCAGCGACGCCGAGTGGCAGTGGCAACGGTCTTGGCGATGGAGCCCGAGATCCTCGTCCTCGACGAACCGTCCTCCAACCTCGACCCGGCCTCCCGTCGCGAACTGGCCGACATCCTGCGGTCGTTGGACGTGACGGTCCTCATGGTCACGCATGACCTGCCGTACGCACTGGAGTTGTGCCCGCGCGCGCTGATCCTGAGCGAGGGCGTGATCGCGGCGGACGGCAAGACCGGCGAGCTCCTCTCCGACGACGCGTTGATGCGCGCCCATCGCCTGGAGTTGCCCTTCGGGTTCGACCCGCGGTCCGTGACGATGGGCGCGTGA
- the cbiQ gene encoding cobalt ECF transporter T component CbiQ has product MGAGHAHRLYRHGHSPVHALPPHTKLAAVFAFVVVVVSTPREAMWAFGLYAALLACVAYTARVPAAFLLRRLLIEIPFVAFAVLMPFVAEGDQVTVLGVQLSVNGLWGAWNVLAKGTLGVAASVLLAATTELRELLLGLQRLKLPPLLVQIASFMIRYGDVITDEMRRMRIARESRGFEARGIRHWGVLAKSAGALFIRSYERGERVHLAMVSRGYAGSMPVIDEVTADRAQWSYALALPSAALVVCLLGWTL; this is encoded by the coding sequence ATGGGCGCGGGCCACGCCCACCGCCTCTACCGGCACGGCCACTCCCCCGTCCACGCGCTGCCCCCGCACACCAAACTGGCCGCCGTCTTCGCCTTCGTGGTGGTCGTGGTGTCGACCCCGCGCGAGGCGATGTGGGCGTTCGGCCTCTACGCCGCGCTGCTCGCGTGCGTCGCGTACACGGCCCGCGTCCCCGCGGCCTTCCTGCTCCGCCGCCTGCTGATCGAGATCCCGTTCGTGGCGTTCGCGGTCCTCATGCCCTTCGTGGCGGAGGGCGACCAAGTAACCGTCCTGGGCGTGCAGTTGAGCGTGAACGGCCTCTGGGGCGCGTGGAACGTCCTCGCGAAGGGCACCTTGGGCGTAGCCGCCTCGGTCCTCCTCGCCGCGACCACCGAACTCCGCGAACTCCTCCTGGGATTGCAGCGGTTGAAGCTCCCGCCCCTCCTCGTCCAGATCGCGTCCTTCATGATCCGCTACGGCGATGTCATCACGGACGAGATGCGGCGGATGCGGATCGCCCGCGAGTCACGGGGTTTCGAGGCCCGGGGCATCCGCCACTGGGGCGTGCTCGCGAAGTCGGCGGGCGCGTTGTTCATCCGCTCCTACGAACGCGGGGAGCGGGTCCATCTCGCCATGGTGAGCCGGGGTTACGCCGGTTCGATGCCGGTGATCGACGAGGTGACCGCGGACCGGGCGCAGTGGTCGTACGCCCTCGCACTGCCGTCAGCCGCCCTTGTCGTATGTCTCCTGGGATGGACCCTGTGA
- a CDS encoding energy-coupling factor ABC transporter permease, translating into MHVPDGFIDAPVSAATGVVAAAAIAVSLRGARRELDERTAPLAGLVAAFIFAVQMLNFPVAAGTSGHLLGGALAAILVGPYTGVLCVSVVLLMQGILFADGGLTALGVNITDMAITTTVVAYAVFRGLVKVLPRTRRSITVASFTAALLSVPAAALVFTLLYSLGGTTDVSLGKVATAMIGVHVLIGVGEAAITALTVGAVIAVRPDLVHGARGLEQRLKLRVNGELVDAPTQLEPVAAEGVSRRKLWITGLLASLLLAGFVSFYASSNPDGLEKVAADQGIDQKAKEHTSADSPLADYGVRDVDDARLSGGLAGVIGVGVTVVAGTGVFWAVRKRRSTTSQAA; encoded by the coding sequence GTGCATGTGCCTGACGGATTCATAGACGCCCCCGTATCCGCCGCGACCGGCGTGGTCGCCGCGGCCGCCATCGCCGTGAGCCTGCGCGGAGCCCGCCGCGAACTCGACGAACGGACGGCGCCGCTCGCGGGCCTGGTCGCCGCGTTCATCTTCGCCGTGCAGATGCTCAACTTCCCGGTCGCGGCCGGCACCAGCGGCCACCTCCTGGGCGGCGCCCTGGCCGCGATCCTGGTCGGCCCCTACACCGGCGTCCTCTGCGTCTCGGTCGTCCTCCTCATGCAGGGCATCCTGTTCGCGGACGGCGGCCTGACCGCGCTCGGCGTGAACATCACCGACATGGCGATCACGACGACGGTCGTGGCCTACGCCGTCTTCCGCGGCCTGGTGAAGGTGCTGCCCCGCACCCGCCGCTCGATCACCGTCGCGTCCTTCACCGCGGCCCTGCTCTCGGTCCCGGCCGCCGCCCTCGTCTTCACGCTCCTCTACTCGCTCGGCGGCACCACCGACGTCTCCCTCGGCAAGGTCGCCACCGCGATGATCGGCGTCCACGTCCTCATCGGCGTCGGCGAGGCCGCGATCACCGCGCTGACGGTGGGCGCCGTGATCGCCGTACGCCCGGATCTGGTCCACGGCGCACGCGGCCTGGAGCAGCGCCTCAAGCTGCGCGTGAACGGTGAACTCGTGGACGCGCCAACGCAGTTGGAGCCGGTCGCCGCTGAGGGTGTTTCGCGCCGCAAACTGTGGATCACCGGCCTGCTGGCCTCCCTCCTCCTCGCCGGTTTCGTGAGCTTCTACGCCTCCTCGAACCCCGACGGCCTGGAGAAGGTGGCCGCCGACCAGGGCATCGACCAGAAGGCGAAGGAGCACACCTCGGCGGACTCCCCGCTGGCCGACTACGGCGTGCGCGACGTCGACGACGCCCGGCTCTCCGGCGGCCTCGCGGGCGTGATCGGCGTGGGCGTCACGGTCGTGGCGGGCACGGGCGTCTTCTGGGCGGTCCGCAAGCGTCGCAGCACCACCTCGCAGGCGGCCTGA
- a CDS encoding SsgA family sporulation/cell division regulator, with protein sequence MSVVEQYARAHIVTDEDVDRLDRDAVPVVLRYDPESDPRAVRIGLPGPHEWTFDRALLEQGLRAPAGSGEVRVWPCGRVQAVVEFHSEQGVSVVQFETKTIMRFLRRTYTAATTPVGT encoded by the coding sequence ATGTCCGTAGTCGAACAGTACGCGCGAGCCCATATCGTCACCGACGAGGACGTGGACCGGCTGGACCGTGACGCGGTGCCGGTCGTCCTGCGGTACGACCCCGAATCCGATCCCCGAGCCGTCCGTATCGGCCTGCCCGGACCGCATGAATGGACCTTCGACCGGGCGCTGCTGGAGCAGGGGCTGCGTGCCCCGGCCGGCAGCGGCGAGGTGCGGGTGTGGCCGTGCGGGCGGGTCCAGGCCGTGGTCGAGTTCCACTCCGAACAGGGCGTCTCCGTCGTCCAGTTCGAGACGAAGACGATCATGCGGTTCCTGCGGCGGACCTATACGGCGGCCACCACGCCCGTCGGGACCTGA